GTCATGAGACAACGCCACAGTGGCATGTAGGATCAGGGAATGGAAATGGGAATGGATGGGGTGGGATTTGAGCTGGTGGATCTGGGACAGCTGCCTGAGCTCAGGATAAGGGGAGCTGCCCAAACTGCTTGACCTCTCTAATAGGGGATATCCTGAAGAGAACGAGTGGCAACTCTGGTGTCAGTGTCACAACAAGCTTGGATTGACCTGTGGGCTGCTGAATCTGATTCACCCTGGGTTACAGTActgaaagacaggaagtaaattATGACACCAGATGGATGAAATATGGACTGGCTGCAACgtaaaatgaaaatgcagcaATTTCAATAACTCTGATTTACACTTATTAAGAATGTGACTTTTATGACCACTTTGAATCTTGCATTCATTACCCCTGTTCGGCATCACACTGGGGTCACCAGCCCAGCATAGTGCTGAGCTGCTTGTCTCAGCTGGTTTCTTTTCTACTTTCTCTTTCTACTTTGTGTCTTTCAAATAATTGCATTAAATCAGGAGAATTTGATCACTGTGAAGTCATTCGAAACTTGAATGAGCAACGAGCAAATGAATGACGTTTGATAAACTGAAAGAAAGACTTGGCATTACTGACATCAACCTAatcacacaacaaacaaaacaacaaaaaaacaacaaaaaaataaaaacaatgcaatTGCTTTAAATCTGTCTGCTTCAGGATGTCTACTGCTAAATGTTttcaagtgaaaaaaaacaccccaGTATTGATTTGagtgatataatataatataatataatataatataatatattataaatctGAGTAAAGTTACTCCTTTACTCAACATTGCAGAGGCAGAGTATATGACAACAAGTTTCTAAGTCAAAAGCTGGAGATACTCAACAAATGATGAATACATGATGATACAATGACTCTGAAGGCACACTGTATACACCCATGGTAGCTTTACTGGAATATGGAAGCATTTTCAAAACTCAATAGGAAGACTTCAGTATCAGGTACTAGTTTGCTTTTAATGGACCAAAAGTGTCACAATCAGTAATGATGATAAGGTCAATGTATGTTTTGATGGGGCACACACAAAGGTTAAGCCTTCTGTATTGTAGCTGGGAATTTTAAGGACTTGAGGagggctttacaatctgtaatatctttaaaatgactgttttcagcaaaacacaagttaaagttcaataaaatgaactttgaaAGAAATTAACGAAATTCACTTTTGAGAGCTGCCTCCAGACCCACAGTACACATTATATAACAGCTTTACAGGCTGAATGCCCTCAAGCATAATGAGCAAAATGAAAGTCTTGTTCCCCATTAAATGAACAAAAGTCATGAAGAATGTATCTTTATTTACATAGAAAGTAAATACATATGGGTCCAAACGTCTGAGACCACTTTCCCAATGAGAAGTATATGTATAATCAGTGGAAagtaatcagtgaaatacaTGAGTGTAATTTCTGTTTAAGGCTGGACTTTCGTGAAAGTGCTGACAGAGGCAGAAAGCAGAGGAAACTGGCACATGACATCTGTCATAAGCAACATTTTTGCTGACAGACtgtctacaaaaaaaaaaaaaaaaaaaaaaactacagataTTGCACTGCTGCAGATCAGATATTACACTTGAGACAGCTGTGATTTCAGTACTTACATTTGTTAATAAAGGTGTAGCTTCGTTGCTCTCTGTGTCCCCAGCGGCGCACTGACTGTATAAGTCGGCGTTTATGTTGCCATTAATGCTCATTTTGTCCTCTCAGAAACCTCAGCGGACACACAAACCTCAAAGTCTCACAGCTTCAGGTCACACCTCACAAATACACGAGTCAGCGTGACAACGGACTAATGAAAACATCCTCTCTGGTGTCACTTTTAAACTCTCCTCTTATCAAACTTTCAGCTgctcgttgttgttgttgatcaCTCGCGCATCACGTGACCTCCCTCTTCCGTCGCATTCTGGAGAGTCAGAATGGAAACCGACCAATCAGAGATCGGAGCTCCACTCGCTCGACCAATCACGTCGGCTCTAGTCTGCCACTGATGACGCAACCAAGCATGCTTGAGGACGGAGGATGTTGAGGTGAGCTCTGAATGTGGCTTTTCTCGATAATAATAgtgtatttaacatttatttagcTGTGTGTTGCATCTTTTTGTTGAACCCTAACAgtttaattgtgtttaattCACTTTTCTGCCACATAATGGCTGCGTTTTTGTTATTTCAGGCTCTTCAGCAGAGTCTTAGCATCTATGCAAACCCAAAGCAACCTGAAACTTGCCCATAACTTGTGCTCAGCTTGTCCTGGATTTGCTGTGAAGACCAGAATGGAGCCCAAACTGTACCAACCCCCTGCTGAGGTCCGTGGTATGACCTCTTTGGACAAAGAGGCTTTCTCGCAGACCATTACAGTCCCAGCTCTACGGGTGCCCACTGGGGTCTTAAACAAAGTAGTCAAAAGCCTGAAAAAGTCGACTATCCAACGTCCAGGTGTCCCCAGAGTCGTCCAGGATCAAGAGGAGAGTAGTGACTTCCGGTTAGTGCTCTTGGATCCTATCAGGGTCTCCACACCAAAGTCCTTCAGTGAAGCTGAAGCTGAGGCTCTGCGTTCTTTCGATGTTGCTGAGGAGCTGCTGGACTATGAGCTGAGCTTGACCTACGATAATCTGAAGAGTGAAGAAGTGCTGCAGGCTGTGCTCCCACAGGGTCAGGATGTAACCTCCTCATTCAGCCGAGTGGGACACATCGCACACATGAACCTAAGGGACCACCAGCTACCATATAGGAACCTCATAGGTGAGAGAGGCTGATGCTGTAACACAAGGATTTTAGGCCAAagtaacacacagacaggtgacaaattaaagaaaaaacaacaacataaatatTGTGTAATGTGGTGTTTTAGGATAGTGTAAAGCACTGTTCAACATATAGGTTCAAAATGTCCCTTGTCCCAGTCAGCTAAAATGAGATTTGCTGACTGTGAAGGTCATAGCAGATGATTAACTTTGCAAACTGTATGTAAGCGTATGCATTCATTGTTTCTCCACTCGTTTATTTACCATTATTTCCTTTAACTTGTCACCTTTCTGTGTTCAAGTTCCTGTTGTGTTTGTCACCGTCTCCTCAGTAGATGACTGTACCCAAAGCGTTAGAAATTATTAATGGAAACATGGCAGAagatatttagaaaatgttcctacatatgtttcatttttgtgctgCACAGTAACTATAGTGATGGACAATGTTTTGTCCTCATGATCAAGGTGAAACAAGCTGTGTGGTTATATTTGAGCATTTATTGTGTTGGCtgtttttcacttctttaaatCTGTGGATTACCACAATTGTGGTTCTTACAGTATTTTCATGTGGTCAACTAAGTACTGTCGAaatgaaaccagaaaatatacATAGATGAGAGTAGATGGAAACAGAGacttttaaaactgtttctttaaaaaaatgcaaaaataattatGAATTAACTTTGTGTCAATTGAGTAATCTATCAGTCGTTGCAGCTCTAGATTGATGAATTGTTTGAagcatttttcaagcaaaagcTCCAAACATTCTCCAGTTCCATCCAGAACTTTCATATCACTCTGAACAAAACTAGTAATTCCTCAATATCACTTTGGATATTGAGGAATTACAGCTGACAGATCAATATTTTCTGAAGGGTaaagaaaaaactatttatCAGAGAAAAATCAGCATATTGATCAAGAATAACAGTTTGTTGCATAGTATTAATATACAGAGAGCTGTGGCTGTactacatattattatttaattatatattatatgtttagcttttgattcttcttctttagtCACACATTTCTGATCAAACTCAGATGACCATGATCTATAAACAGCTAAGATTTCAGAGATTAGGAGATAATATTTATTGCTGCTTCCATTGTAGGTCAAGTCATCATGGACAAAAACCCTGGTGTCACCTGTGTggtcaataaaacaaacattattgaCACAACTTACCGTAACTTCAAGATGGAGGTTCTTGCTGGAGAGGAGAACATGGTTGCCAAAGTAAGTTAAatcacaaatgcacacatatacacattatCAATCTGTTTAGTTGGTTGTATATATATTCAGATTAACTGATGTGACCTCTGATGATCATCTTCTGTTTCTGTGGTGCAGGTGAGAGAAAACGGGGTGACATACGAGTTTGACTTTTCTCGTGTTTACTGGAACCCCCGACTGAGCACAGAGCATCAGCGTGTGGTGCAGCTCGTCAAACGTGGCGAcagtgtgtttgatgtgtttgcCGGCGTCGGAC
This is a stretch of genomic DNA from Scomber japonicus isolate fScoJap1 chromosome 16, fScoJap1.pri, whole genome shotgun sequence. It encodes these proteins:
- the trmt5 gene encoding tRNA (guanine(37)-N1)-methyltransferase, encoding MLRLFSRVLASMQTQSNLKLAHNLCSACPGFAVKTRMEPKLYQPPAEVRGMTSLDKEAFSQTITVPALRVPTGVLNKVVKSLKKSTIQRPGVPRVVQDQEESSDFRLVLLDPIRVSTPKSFSEAEAEALRSFDVAEELLDYELSLTYDNLKSEEVLQAVLPQGQDVTSSFSRVGHIAHMNLRDHQLPYRNLIGQVIMDKNPGVTCVVNKTNIIDTTYRNFKMEVLAGEENMVAKVRENGVTYEFDFSRVYWNPRLSTEHQRVVQLVKRGDSVFDVFAGVGPFAVPAARSGADVFANDLNPESYKWLQHNCKLNKVDSKVKTFNLDGRAFIQETVKQELPALLKKKISVHVVMNLPALALEFLDAFRGLLHQEPHCDDNLPTVHCYGFSKEDSPDKDMVERASRSLGFPLEQRCSVHFVRNVAPNKDMLCVSFTIPKEVLFSSEYQQTESSEEPAPKRQKCEETTDSP